A single window of Nicotiana sylvestris chromosome 3, ASM39365v2, whole genome shotgun sequence DNA harbors:
- the LOC138888306 gene encoding uncharacterized protein — protein MAEVVDNEAPEKLSYNHPLLLNSNDNSGAILISLQLRGPENYPVWSGAMRISILGRNKLGFIDGTCRRGKFGPNLIDLWDRCNAIVLLWIMNYVSPELLSGIVYSSNASAVWNDLKERFDKADLSRIFQIHKNIATINQGTSSISSYFSKLRLLWAEFDSLAPIPGYDFEKSREFVVFMERLKLL, from the coding sequence ATGGCGGAAGTGGTTGATAATGAAGCTCCTGAGAAACTAAGTTACAATCATCCCTTGTTATTGAACTCAAATGATAATTCCGGAGCAATCCTGATCTCGCTGCAACTGCGAGGTCCAGAAAACTACCCAGTGTGGAGTGGGGCAATGAGAATTTCTATTTTAGGACGGAACAAGTTAGGGTTCATTGACGGTACCTGTAGGCGAGGAAAGTTTGGTCCAAATCTGATAGATCTATGGGACAGATGCAACGCCATAGTGCTGTTATGGATAATGAACTATGTATCGCCTGAATTGCTTAGTGGAATTGTTTACTCCTCAAATGCGAGTGCTGTGTGGAATGACCTAAAAGAGAGATTTGATAAAGCTGATCTCTCTAGAATTTTCCAGATCCATAAGAACATTGCCACAATTAATCAAGGTACTAGCTCGATCTCTTCCTATTTCTCAAAATTGAGACTGCTGTGGGCCGAGTTTGATAGTCTAGCCCCAATTCCTGGATATGATTTTGAGAAATCGCGTGAATTTGTTGTGTTTATGGAAAGGTTGAAACTCCTATAG